In the genome of uncultured Sphaerochaeta sp., the window GCCTTGGCAGCCCATGGGACTGGAACGATGATATGGTCAAGCCTCTCGGATGATTAGTACCGGTGGGCTGAACACGTTGCCGTGCGTACACCTCCGGCCTATCGAACAGGTAGTCTCCCTGTTTCCTTGTGCCCGCTTGTGCGGGGGGGATGTCTCATCTTGGGGAGGGCTTCCCGCTTAGATGCTTTCAGCGGTTATCCCTTCCGAACGTGGCTACCCGGCAGCTGCCGTTGGCACGACAACCGGTACACCAGAGGTTCGTCCACTTCGGTCCTCTCGTACTAAAAGCAGAACCCCTCAAACATCCAACGCCCATGGCAGATAGGGACCGAACTGTCTCACGACGTTCTGAACCCAGCTCGCGTACCGCTTTAATTGGCGAACAGCCAAACCCTTGGGACCTGCTCCAGCCCCAGGATGCGATGAGCCGACATCGAGGTGCCAAACCTTGCCGTCGATATGAACTCTTGGGCAAGATCAGCCTGTTATCCCCGGAGTACCTTTTATCCGTTAAGTGACGGCGCTTCCACTCGCTACCGCCAGATCACTAAGACCTACTTTCGTACCTGCTCGGCTTGTTTGCCTCGCAGTCAAGCCACCTTGTGCCTTTACACTTGCCGGATGATTCCCAACCATCCTAAGGTGACCTTCGCGCGCCTCCGTTACTCTTTGGGAGGCGACCGCCCCAGTCAAACTTCCCGCCTGGCACTGTCCCGCGACCGGATGACGGCCGCGGTTAGAAAATTGGACAGGCAAGGGTGGTATTTCACCAACGGCTCCGCGCAGGCTGACGCCCACGCATCGCTGCCTCCCACCTATCCTACACATCCCTGTCCAAGTCTCCATGCCAAGTTGAAGTAAAGGTTCACGGGGTCTTTCCGTCTAACCACGGGTACCAGGCATCTTCACCTGGACTTCAATTTCACCGGATTTCGCGTTGAGACAGCGCCCATATCGTTACACCATTCGTGCGGGTCGGAACTTACCCGACAAGGAATTTCGCTACCTTAGGACCGTTATAGTTACGGCCGCCGTTTACTGGGGCTTGGATTCGCCGCTTCGATCGCTCTGACGGCTCCTCTTGACCTTCCAGCACCGGGCAGGTGTCAGTCCATATACTTCCCGTTGCCGGTTCGCATGGACCTGTGTTTTTGGTAAACAGTCGCATGGGCCGTTTCTCTGCAACCCCCTCGCGGGGGCCATACTTATCCCGAAGTTACGTATGCATTTTGCCGAGTTCCTTAACGCGAATTCTTCCGTGCGCCTGTGCATTCTCAGCTCGCCCACCTGTGTCGGTTTGTAGTACGGTCCCCCAGGGCCGTTCCTTAGGGATTATTTCTCGGCACGACGACTACGCGCACTTCACCGCACCGTGATGCGGCTCGCTCGCGGCTCACCTCAGGTCCCGGATTTGCCTGGGACCCTCGTCGGCTCGCCGTTTCGGCCGGGACTACCGTCGCCCGGCTGCGTTTCGCCCTATGCGTCATCCCATCGGAACCCTGGGAGGTGCGGGAATGTTGACCCGCTTCCCATCGGCTACGGCTCTCGCCCTCGCCTTAGGGGCCGACTGACCCTTGGGTAGATTGACTTTACCCTGGAAACCTTAGGCTTTCGGCGGACGGGGATCTCACCCGTCTTTTCGTTACTCATGCCTGCATTCTCTCTTCCGTCCCGTCCACGGGCGCTTCCGCCCCCGCTTCTTCCGTACACGGAATGCTCTCCTACCGACAGCACCAATGGTGCTGTCCCGCGGCTTCGGTGCCGTGCTTAGCCCCGTTACATTATCGGCGCATGACTACTCGACCAGTGAGCTGTTACGCACTCTTTGAAGGGGTGGCTGCTTCTGAGCCAACCTCCTGGCTGTCTGTGCAATCATACTTCCTTTCCCACTCAGCACGACTTTGGGACCTTAGCCGGCGGTCCGGGCTGTTTCCCTCTTGACGACGGCCCTTATCAGTCGCCGTCTGACTGCCGCACATTGTATCGCGGTATTCGGAGTTTGGTTAAGCTCGGTACCCAGTGACGGGCCCTCACCTATCCAGTGCTCTACCTCCGCGACAGTCCATGCGACGCTAGCCCTAAAGCTATTTCGGAGAGTACCAGCTATCTCCAAGTTTGTTTAGTCTTTCGCTCCGAGCCACAGCTCATCCCAACCCTTTTCAGCGGATTTAGGTTCGGCCCTCCACAGGATTTCACTCCTGCTTCAGCCTGGCCATGGCTAGATCACTTGGCTTCGGGTCTACCGCACGCGACTGAACGCCCTGTTCAGACTCGGTTTCCCTGCGGCTCCGGGACTCCTATCCCTTAACCTCGCCGCATACGGTAACTCGCAGGCTCATTCTACAAAAGGCACGCCATCACCCTCTCGGGCTCTGACCGCTTGCAGGTCCACGGTTTCAGGTTCTCTTTCACTCCCCTCCCGGGGTCCTTTTCACCTTTCCCTCACGGTACTATGCGCTATCGGTAGCTGCCGAGTATTTAGCCTTGGAGGGTGGTCCCCCCGGATTCCGGCAGGATTTCTCGTGTCCCGCCGTACTCAGGTAACGCGGCCATGCAGCCGCAAGCGTTTCGCGTACGGGGCTTTCACCCGCTCTGGCCGGCCTTCCCAGGTCCGTTCCGCTACGCTTGCGGTTTCTCACTGCACGGGGCAGGCCCCCGCCGCATCCCTACAACCCCGCGCACCCGAAGGCACGCGGTTTGGGCTCCTCCCCGTTCGCTCGCCGCTACTGGGGGAATCTCGTTTGATTTCTACTCCCGCTGGTACTTAGATGGTTCACTCCCCAGCGTATTCCGCATGCACACTATTTTGTTCATGTGCATGCGCATGTCATCCAGACATACGGGTTACCCCATTCGGAAATCCGCGGATCTTCGGGTATTGGCCCCTTCCCGCGGCTTATCGCAGCTTGTCGCGTCCTTCTTCGCCTGGCAGCTCCTAGGCATCCTCCGTGGACCCTTGTTCACTTGACCATATCATTCTTCCAATCCCTGCGCTATTCTGTGTAAAAAACCTATCAGGCCATCAGGGGATCGAACCCTGCCACGCACCTGTTGCCGTGGCCTGCATATCCGGGAAGAACAAGGAGATTGGAACAGTTTCGTGCCACGTTGACGGGCAATTGCTTGCAGGACTCTCACCTGCTGGTCGACGACCTTGGTTGTGGCCGCGGCTGTGAGGGCCGCAGCCTGCCTTTCTTACTAGAAAGGAGGTGATCCAGCCGCACCTTCCGGTACGGCTACCTTGTTACGACTTCACCCCCCTCGCCGGACGTACCTTCGGAACCGCCCCCCCTTGCGGGTTGGGCTGGCGACTTCGGGTACCCCCGACTCGGATGGTGTGACGGGCGGTGTGTACAAGGCCCGGGAACGTATTCACCGCGCCATGCTGATGCGCGATTACTAGCGATTCCAACTTCATGGAGTCGGGTTGCAGACTCCAATCCGTACTGGGACCGGCTTTAAGCGATTCGCTCCGCCTCGCGGCCTCGCTGCGCTCTGTACCGGCCATTGTAGCACGTGTGTAGCCCAGGACATAAGGGCCATGATGACTTGACGTCGTCCCCACCTTCCTCCGGTTTGTCACCGGCAGTTCCGCCTGAGTCCCCACCTTTCGTGGTGGCAACAGACAGCAGGGGTTGCGCTCGTTGCGGGACTTAACCCAACACTTCACAGCACGAGCTGACGACAGCCATGCAGCACCTGTACGCCGGCCGCAAGCGGCACACGCCTTTCGGCGCGCTTCCAACGTATGTCAAGCCCTGGTAAGGTTTCTCGCGTACCATCGAATTAAACCACATGCTCCACCGCTTGTGCGGGCCCCCGTCAATTCCTTTGAGTTTCACCCTTGCGAGCATACTCCCCAGGCGGTGCACTTAATGCGTTAGCTACGGTACCGGGGGTCGACCCCCCGCCACCTGGTGCACATCGTTTACTGTGCGGACTACCAGGGTATCTAAACCTGTTTGCTCCCCGCACCTTCGCGTCTCAGCGTCAGTACATGGCCAGATGCCTGCCTTCGCCATTGGTGTTCTTCCAGATATCTACAGATTTCACCCCTACACCTGGAATTCCGGCATCCCCTCCTGTACTCAAGCCCCGCAGTTTCCAGCGCGTCCCCCCGGTTGGGCCGGGGTCTTTCACGCCGGACTTGCAGGACCGCCTGCACGCCCTTTACGCCCAATGATTCCGAACAACGCTCGCCCCCTACGTGTTACCGCGGCTGCTGGCACGTAGTTAGCCGGGGCTTATTCCGGGATTCACGTCATCCCGCGGCCATTCCCTGCCACGGTTGTTCCCCCTCCCGAAAAGAACTTTACAACCTCACGGCCTTCTTCGTTCACGCGGCGTCGCTCCGTCAGGCTTTCGCCCATTGCGGAAGATTCTTAGCTGCTGCCTCCCGTAGGAGTCTGGACCGTGTCTCAGTTCCAATGTGGCCGTCCACCCTCTCAGGCCGGCTACCCATCGTCGCCACGGTGGGCCGTTACCCCGCCGTCTAGCTAATGGGACGCAGACTCATCCCCCGGCGGCGCCGTAGCGCCTTTCCCGGATCCCGCCATCGCGGGTCCCGTCTCATCCGGTATTAATCCAGGTTTCCCTGGGCTATCCCCGGCCGGGGGGCAGATTGTCCACGTGTTACTCACCCGTCCGCCGCTCTAGGGGCCCGAAGGCCCTTGCCGCTCGACTTGCATGCTTAAAACGCGCCGCCAGCGTTCGTTCTGAGCCAGGATCAAACTCTCCGTCATAGGAATCCCGCACCCGAGGGCGCGGGCTCTATTTACTTCAATAGTTCGCCCTGTCTTTCCTCGCAAACGAACGTAGCTTTTCAATTCTACTGTTCATCATTTCTAAGGTAATTGACTGGGAAGCCCATCTCGGTGGCCTTCCACTATTCCAATCTCTTTGTTCTTCCCTACGCTCTTCTGAAAATAATCAATTTTTTCGCTTCCCCCTCTCGGAGGCGCTCAGTCAACTTACCCGATTTCACCCAAGCTTATCAAGGCCTTTTCACAACCTTTTTCAAGCTCGTCCGATTCACCGTGGCTGGCCGAACAAGATGGGACTATACCCACTTGAGGCAAACCTGTCCAGTAGGTTCTGCAAAAAGCCGAATAAATCGCAAAAGAGTGACAGAAACGGCAATTTTTCCCCCTACTTGCCTCTCTTGTATAAGAAGTGGAGGAGGAGTAGGATTCGCGAAGGAGTTTCAAAAACGTATGGAACAGGATATGAGCCGGGGAAATCCCACCCGCTTGATTTTCTTTTTTATGCTTCCAATCCTAGGAGGCAACCTCTTTCAACAATTGTACAGCATGGTGGATACATTTGTGGTTGGCAGATTTGTTGGTGTCCAGGCATTGGCAGCGGTTGGGGCTACCGGTGCCATGACATTCCTCATCATAGGGTTTGTCATCGGATTGACCGCAGGATTCTCGGTCATCATCAGCCAAAAATTCGGAGCCAAAGACCCACAGAGCATGCGCAAGGCAATTGCCATGAGCGTGCTGTGCGCGTTCTTCCTTTCGGTGATCGTATCTGCATTGGCCACACTGAGCAGCAAGAGCCTGTTGCGACTTCTGAATACACCTGCAGACATCCTTGAGGATGCCAACGCCTATCTGGTCATCATCTACCTGGGCATCACAGCCACCATCTACTATAATTTGCTCGCCGCCATCCTCAGAGCGCTTGGGGACAGTCGTTCTCCGTTGCTGTTTTTGCTCATAGCATCCGCCCTGAATATCGTTGGGGATCTCATTTTGGTCATTCAGGTTGGGATGGGAGTCCGCGGAGTAGCCTTGGCAACCGTCATAAGCCAGACCATATCCGCCTTGCTCTGCCTCTATTATATTTACAAGCGCTTTCCCAGCCTCCATCTGAAACGACAAGACTGGGCCATCGACTGGCCGATGATCGGCAGACTGTTGCAGATCGGTCTCCCCAGTGCTCTCCAATTCTCCGTCTGCGCCATTGGCGTCATGATCGTCCAGGCTGTGATCAACCAAAACGGAAGCAACACGGTTGCGGCATATTCTGTGGGAACAAAAATTGAACAGCTGGTAACACAGCCTTTGATCACCCTCGGACTTGCCATGGCCACCTTCAGCGCCCAGAATCTCGGATCAGGCCAACTGGATCGTATCAGGCAAGGAATCAGAAGCGCCACCTTGCTCTCCATACTCCTGAGCATGCTGGCAACTGCAGTGATTTTTGCATTTGGCGAGCAGCTTGCCCGTCTCTTCATTGAGGCATCCGAAACAGCTGTCATCTCCCAAACGGTACAGTACCTCCATATAGTCTCCTATTTCTTTATTGCCCTCGGTATGATCTTCGTATTCCGCAATACCAGCCAAGGCCTGGGCAGCGGACTTATTCCCATGCTCAGCTCAATCATTGAGTTGATCTTCCGTGCCTTGGCTGCAGTAACCTTGCCGGCAATGCTTGGCTATGTGGGCATCTGCCTCTCCAGCCCGCTTGCTTGGATCGCTGCCGCACTGCTGCTGGTAGTCTCCTTCCAACTGCAGATGAAACGCCTCACAGCACTGCTGAAGCAGAAATAGCGTACTGAAGTCTTGGTGGGTATGCAGATCTATGGATACCAGAACCAAGACTTCAACGGCCATCTCATTCCCATCCATCTCAGGCAGGCCTCCACCACCTTTTGTGCGCTGGGACTCTCCCAAGCAAAAGCAAAACAACTTTGCTTGGGTCTTGGGGCCTTCTTCTCCCCGATTCCCAGATCAACAATCCAACTGCAAAAGGAAGCCGATCCGTTTCAACTGCTTTTTGCCGTGCTTGTTGCCTTGCATGCACTGGAAAAGCACATTCTCCCGCTCTGTCCCCACAAGATACTCATATATGGGCAAATCACCGTGGAAGGCAGTATCACAGCCTCCCCCTCATTGCGAGACATCCCTTCCTTGTGCAAGCAACACGGCATTGATCTGGTCCTGACAAATCTGGCCGAGCATGCCCTCCCCCCTGATGTGGGAACAGAGATCCAGATCTGCCAAACACTCGACCAAGCGCTCTCTTCGCTGTATCGGTATGCTCTCCAGCATCAAGGCCAAAAAGAGCGTGCTGCCCACGAGCAAGACAAGTCGCTGCAGATCGAAGATCCCTTCTGTGGCATCCTCGGTCTTGAACGGGCAAAAGAAGCACTCATCTATGCATGTGCAGGCAATTTGCCCTTTCTTCTGTACGGCCCCCCGGGTTCAGGCAAAAGCCTGCTCCTAGGACGGGTAAAGCTGCTGCTTCCTCCACTTGCGGGTACGGTACGCCAGGAGGCATACGCCCTCCACGGCACTACGCTCGATTGTCCTCCGGTACTCTCCCTGGCAAGCAGCATGCAGCAGCAGGACCTTACTCGCGGCAACGTTCCCTGGATTTGCAAAGCCCATGGAGGAGCCTTGCTCGCCGATGAGCTTGCCTCGCTCAAACCCAGAGTCAGAACCTCCCTCGCCACCTTCCTGGATGCCCAAACGGTGGGCAGTTACCCTCTCTCCTTTCTGCTTGGCAGTGCCACCAATGCTTGCCCATGCAGCAATCTGGGCTCGCATGATGTACCTTGCATCTGTTCTGAACAACAAATTGACCGGTTCTGGGCTAATCTGGGACACCCCCTGCTCGATCGTTTTGCCATCTGCACAAGCGTAGAACCGGAGAACCTTCTGGTAAGCAAGTTGAAAAAGGCACACTATGCGTTTGCCAGGATTGCCGAAGTAAGAGCCATACAGAGCAAACGTTCCGATGAGGAGCTCATCAGGTTGCTTCCGCTGCATACCCGCCTCACCAGATATCGGGAAGGCAGCATGAGACGTGCCCTGCTCTGCTGCAAACTCGCCCAGACCATTGCCGACTACCACGGAAAACTTTCAGTGACGCAAGAACTTATGGAACTGGCAACTTCGCTGTATCTCCTACCACGCGATCGGCATTATCAGTAAAGCATTTTTTCCTGCAAGTAGTTGACACCCTTTCTCGCTCTCTGCTATAGTCCTTTACGTTGCAGGGGCCGCTAGCTCAGTTGGTAGAGCAACGCCCTTTTAAGGCGTGGGTCACAGGTCCGAATCCTGTGCGGCTCAAATTGCCTCTGTTTTACATAGTGCAAATAATGTCTCCTTCGTCTAGTGGTTAGGACATCGGGTTTTCATCCCGACAACAGGGGTTCAATTCCCCTAGGAGATGAATTGTACAGGAATCTGCGTAAAAGCAGATTCCTTTTTTTGGTTTATAGTGTCTTTCAGTATGAATCGCTAGGCCGTAGGATAGTGCCCCGAAAGAAAGGGACGGCGTACTCTTGACTTCTGCTAGAACTCGGTATAGAAACAAAATAACAGGATGGATACCAATAGCATCTTATCTCCCAATCAGCTACCATCCATCTTGGTGATGTACCCTTCTTCCGGGCTGCAATCTGAAGAGTTTGTATCCACACCCGCAATACTTCAGGTTGCAGCTCCCTCATTCAATCCTTCATCAATGAATAGGCACCCTCACTCTCCTGAACGGCAGAGAGGCTGCTGATCACATCCCGTTTGTCAGTGCCCAGAAGATGTTCCCCTGCCCAGCTGATCGCCAGCGAGCCAAGCGGAGCGGTGAGCAAGATGCTCATGACGGCAACTGCCAGAATAGTCTTTCCAGGCTGCAGAGGCATTCCCTTCTCCATCATCAAAAACAAAGGTCCTGAACCGATCGCTGCCTGTACGGTTGCCTTGGGCAGATAGGAGATGACGATGAACAACTTCTCTTTTGCATTGAACCCAGCGCCCAAAGTACAGAGATAGGTGCCAACCGAACGACCGATGAGGGCGATGAGTATCAGGGCAATCCCCTTCAGGCCGGCATACCGGGCAGAGGCAAAATCAACTTGGGACCCGACCATGGCAAAGAGAATGATCTGGGCAAAAATCCAGATCTTTCCGAACTTTGACGAAAGTTCGTGGGCCATAGCCTCGCGTTTTTCCAAAATAATGAATCCGATGGCCATGACTGCGAGCAATGCAGCAAAAGGAATGTGCTTTGCCTCCAGAATGTCGCCCAGATGCACCAAGAAGATGCTGATCCCCAGAATGGCCAGCGCTCGCTTGGTAGCACGTGGATTTATTTTCTCAAAGAGTCTGATGAGTACCAACCCTATGCCGAAGCCGAAGAGAATGGCAAAGACGATGGAAAGAGGAATGGAAATAAGTTCATAGACCAGATTCGTCTCATTCCCTGCATAGATGCCGAGCACCACACTGTAGGCAACAATGACGGTTACATCATCAAGGCTGGCTCCAGCCAGCACCAGGGTGGGAATCCCCTTCTCCGTGCCCTTCTTCTCCTGGATGAAGTGCACCATCATGGGAACCACAACCGCGGGAGAGACTGCTGCAAGGACACACCCGAGAAGCAGACTCTCAATCCTGCTCAATCCCAGCAGGTAAGGTCCAATGGCAACGATGACAAGCGTTTCGCAGACAGCCGGAAGGAACGAGAGCAGCAACGCCTGCACGCCCACCTTATGGAGACTATCACGTGAAAGCTCAAATCCCGCCCGAAGGAGTATGACGATGAGGGCGATCATTCTGAGATCACTGCCGACGGCAATGAGGGATGGATCGAGCAGATTCAGCAGCTCAGGTCCCAACAAGGCCCCCACAAAGAGCATACCCACCAAAGCGGGAACATGCATCCGGGTCAAAACATAATCGGCGACAAGACACAAGAGTATCAATTCTGCAAGACTGAGCGCCATACAACACCTCCCCGGCCTCGATATGACCGGACTTTCCAAGGATTGCAGGAGTTATCAGCAAAACAGGGATGCTTTGCGGTTCTCAGTCTCAGGGAGTGAAGGCGAACCCCATCGCCTTGCATGCATTGTAGAAATTCATCAATTGCACGTCAAGCTGAGCTCTGGTGAGGGTGTACAAGAAATCCAAACTATGGATAATTAGGGGCCAGAGTAGGAGGCATGCATGGGTAACCTTTCCAGAATTCAACGCATTTGTGATGCCAATGGCATCTCCGGGTTTGAGGATGAGGTGGTGGCGACCATCAGAAATGAAGCAGAGGGCTTGGGAACATTCCAGGAAGACTCGCTTCGCAACCTGTACCTGTATGGACATGGGCAGGATACCAACATCCCGACTGTCCTCTTGGATGCCCATTCCGATGAGGTTGGCTTCATGGTCAAGGCGATCAGGGACAACGGTATGCTTGAGTTCATTCCCATCGGTGGCTGGGTAACCACCAATATCCCGGCACACCGGGTTCGGGTGCAAACAGCTACCGGAAAAGTGGTGACCGGCATCATTGGCTCAAAACCCCCACACTACATGAGTGAGGCTGAGCGGAAGAGCACACCTGAGATCAGCAGCCTCTTCATCGACATCGGTTGCAGCAGCCGTGACGAGGTGCTCGCCCTTGGGGTGGACATCGCTTCTCCGGTCATTCCTGAGGCTCAATGCATCTACAATGAGGAGAATGGCCTGCTTTTCGGGAAAGCCTTTGACTGTCGCCTCGGGTGTTCAACCATCATTGACGTGTTGGAAGATCTGAAGGATGAAAACCTGAAGGTCAATCTGGTTGCCGGCTTTGCCAGTCAGGAGGAAGTCGGTTGCCGTGGTGCCCAGCTTA includes:
- a CDS encoding MATE family efflux transporter, with the protein product MVDTFVVGRFVGVQALAAVGATGAMTFLIIGFVIGLTAGFSVIISQKFGAKDPQSMRKAIAMSVLCAFFLSVIVSALATLSSKSLLRLLNTPADILEDANAYLVIIYLGITATIYYNLLAAILRALGDSRSPLLFLLIASALNIVGDLILVIQVGMGVRGVALATVISQTISALLCLYYIYKRFPSLHLKRQDWAIDWPMIGRLLQIGLPSALQFSVCAIGVMIVQAVINQNGSNTVAAYSVGTKIEQLVTQPLITLGLAMATFSAQNLGSGQLDRIRQGIRSATLLSILLSMLATAVIFAFGEQLARLFIEASETAVISQTVQYLHIVSYFFIALGMIFVFRNTSQGLGSGLIPMLSSIIELIFRALAAVTLPAMLGYVGICLSSPLAWIAAALLLVVSFQLQMKRLTALLKQK
- a CDS encoding ATP-binding protein — translated: MQIYGYQNQDFNGHLIPIHLRQASTTFCALGLSQAKAKQLCLGLGAFFSPIPRSTIQLQKEADPFQLLFAVLVALHALEKHILPLCPHKILIYGQITVEGSITASPSLRDIPSLCKQHGIDLVLTNLAEHALPPDVGTEIQICQTLDQALSSLYRYALQHQGQKERAAHEQDKSLQIEDPFCGILGLERAKEALIYACAGNLPFLLYGPPGSGKSLLLGRVKLLLPPLAGTVRQEAYALHGTTLDCPPVLSLASSMQQQDLTRGNVPWICKAHGGALLADELASLKPRVRTSLATFLDAQTVGSYPLSFLLGSATNACPCSNLGSHDVPCICSEQQIDRFWANLGHPLLDRFAICTSVEPENLLVSKLKKAHYAFARIAEVRAIQSKRSDEELIRLLPLHTRLTRYREGSMRRALLCCKLAQTIADYHGKLSVTQELMELATSLYLLPRDRHYQ
- a CDS encoding cation:proton antiporter, which translates into the protein MALSLAELILLCLVADYVLTRMHVPALVGMLFVGALLGPELLNLLDPSLIAVGSDLRMIALIVILLRAGFELSRDSLHKVGVQALLLSFLPAVCETLVIVAIGPYLLGLSRIESLLLGCVLAAVSPAVVVPMMVHFIQEKKGTEKGIPTLVLAGASLDDVTVIVAYSVVLGIYAGNETNLVYELISIPLSIVFAILFGFGIGLVLIRLFEKINPRATKRALAILGISIFLVHLGDILEAKHIPFAALLAVMAIGFIILEKREAMAHELSSKFGKIWIFAQIILFAMVGSQVDFASARYAGLKGIALILIALIGRSVGTYLCTLGAGFNAKEKLFIVISYLPKATVQAAIGSGPLFLMMEKGMPLQPGKTILAVAVMSILLTAPLGSLAISWAGEHLLGTDKRDVISSLSAVQESEGAYSLMKD
- a CDS encoding M20/M25/M40 family metallo-hydrolase, translating into MGNLSRIQRICDANGISGFEDEVVATIRNEAEGLGTFQEDSLRNLYLYGHGQDTNIPTVLLDAHSDEVGFMVKAIRDNGMLEFIPIGGWVTTNIPAHRVRVQTATGKVVTGIIGSKPPHYMSEAERKSTPEISSLFIDIGCSSRDEVLALGVDIASPVIPEAQCIYNEENGLLFGKAFDCRLGCSTIIDVLEDLKDENLKVNLVAGFASQEEVGCRGAQLTARKVKPDVAICFEGSPADDTFLPAYQQQTKVGKGPMLRFIDSRMITNPRFQRFALEMAQKEGIPVQKGVRDGGATNASALHLAEQGIPTIVIGIPVRYAHTHWGVSSMVDIDASIALARAILTNLDKAVIDAF